From the Sphingomonas mesophila genome, one window contains:
- a CDS encoding heavy-metal-associated domain-containing protein yields MVRSRRLTILTACAAAALTAGGTLVAQLESGERGILPIDSSGTLEITGIKVDVGGKSAAEARFAGWRIAQREGFKALWAKQHKRPLSEAPTLSDSVLDTLVSSIIVEKEQIGPNRYIAQLGILFDRARAGELLGVVGLQRRSAPMMLFPVMLTGGSMTAVERRNPWQRAWAQFRTSQSPIDYVRPSGLGPDPLLINAAQTRRPGRAWWRNILDYYGAADILIAEVTVRRAYPGGPAVARFVGRHGADGTILGGFTLRAKDSADVPRMMAEGVQRMDRLFSDSLAAGLLVRDTSLITIEPPPPVEEEEVEPAKALPPVRVIQIQVVTPSEQTFASAMGEVRGVPGVTSVSPRSTAIGGWSLLLVGYRGDIGALGSALSARGWAVSNVGGTLRLTPALPPPAQPQPQPPQQTQPSPPDNRSGQQ; encoded by the coding sequence ATGGTCCGAAGCCGGCGCCTGACGATCCTCACCGCTTGCGCCGCCGCGGCCCTCACCGCCGGCGGGACGCTGGTCGCGCAGCTGGAATCGGGCGAGCGCGGAATCCTCCCGATCGACAGCTCGGGAACGCTTGAGATCACCGGAATCAAGGTCGACGTCGGCGGCAAGAGCGCGGCCGAGGCGCGCTTCGCCGGCTGGCGGATCGCCCAGCGCGAGGGCTTCAAGGCGCTTTGGGCCAAGCAGCACAAGCGGCCGTTGAGCGAGGCGCCGACCTTGTCGGATTCGGTGCTCGATACGCTGGTCAGCTCGATCATCGTCGAAAAGGAGCAGATCGGGCCGAATCGCTACATCGCGCAGCTCGGCATCCTGTTCGACCGCGCCCGCGCCGGCGAGCTGCTGGGCGTCGTCGGCCTTCAGCGGCGGTCGGCGCCGATGATGCTGTTCCCCGTCATGCTGACCGGCGGGTCGATGACGGCGGTCGAGCGGCGCAACCCATGGCAGCGAGCGTGGGCGCAATTCCGCACTTCGCAGAGCCCGATCGATTATGTGCGGCCGAGCGGCCTAGGACCCGACCCACTGCTGATCAATGCCGCCCAGACGCGGCGGCCGGGCCGCGCCTGGTGGCGCAACATCCTCGATTACTACGGCGCGGCCGACATCCTCATCGCCGAGGTGACGGTGCGCCGCGCCTATCCCGGCGGCCCGGCGGTGGCGCGCTTCGTCGGCCGTCACGGCGCCGACGGGACGATCCTCGGCGGCTTCACGCTGCGCGCCAAGGACAGCGCCGACGTGCCGCGAATGATGGCCGAGGGCGTGCAGCGAATGGACCGGCTGTTCAGCGATTCGCTCGCCGCGGGACTGCTCGTGCGCGATACCAGCCTGATCACCATCGAGCCGCCGCCGCCGGTCGAGGAGGAGGAAGTCGAACCCGCCAAGGCGCTGCCGCCGGTGCGGGTCATCCAGATCCAGGTCGTCACCCCAAGCGAGCAGACGTTCGCCTCGGCGATGGGCGAGGTGCGCGGCGTTCCCGGAGTGACCTCGGTGTCGCCGCGCAGCACCGCGATCGGCGGCTGGTCGCTGCTGCTGGTCGGCTATCGCGGCGATATCGGAGCGCTCGGCTCGGCGCTGTCGGCACGCGGGTGGGCGGTCAGCAACGTCGGCGGGACATTGCGCCTCACCCCTGCGCTCCCGCCGCCCGCCCAGCCGCAGCCACAGCCGCCGCAGCAGACCCAGCCATCGCCGCCGGACAATCGCAGCGGGCAACAGTGA
- the purM gene encoding phosphoribosylformylglycinamidine cyclo-ligase, with protein sequence MSEKPLTYADAGVSIAAGNALVRAIAPLARATARPGANAEIGGFGGFFDLKAAGFDDPLLVAANDGVGTKLKLAIDTGLHGGVGIDLVAMCVNDLIVQGAEPLFFLDYYATGKLEPEVATAVVASIAEGCRIAGCALIGGETAEMPGMYAEGDYDLAGFCVGAVERSAALTGDRVAPGDVLLGLASSGVHSNGFSLVRRLIERNGWKLDRPALFDHDRLLGEALLEPTRIYVKSLLSLARRNRFHALAHITGGGLLENLPRVMPDGCRAIVDVDSWPLPSLFSFLQAGGAIEPEELARTFNCGIGMVAVVAEDDADDVASELAAAGETVFRIGRVEAGDKGCTVRGTAGTWSARSAWTADYDG encoded by the coding sequence ATGAGCGAAAAGCCACTGACCTATGCCGATGCCGGTGTGTCGATCGCCGCCGGCAATGCGCTGGTCCGCGCCATCGCCCCGCTCGCGCGAGCCACTGCGCGGCCCGGCGCCAACGCCGAAATCGGCGGGTTCGGCGGCTTCTTTGATCTGAAGGCGGCGGGCTTCGACGATCCGCTGCTGGTCGCCGCGAACGACGGGGTCGGGACCAAGCTCAAGCTGGCGATCGACACCGGGCTGCATGGCGGCGTCGGGATCGACCTCGTCGCGATGTGCGTGAACGATCTCATCGTGCAGGGCGCCGAGCCGTTGTTCTTCCTCGATTACTACGCCACCGGAAAGCTCGAACCGGAGGTGGCGACCGCGGTGGTCGCCTCGATCGCCGAGGGATGCCGGATCGCCGGCTGCGCGCTGATCGGCGGCGAGACGGCCGAGATGCCGGGCATGTATGCAGAGGGCGACTACGACCTCGCCGGCTTTTGCGTCGGCGCCGTCGAGCGTTCGGCGGCATTGACGGGGGACCGCGTCGCGCCCGGCGACGTGCTGCTCGGGCTCGCAAGCTCAGGGGTCCACTCCAACGGCTTCTCGCTCGTCCGAAGGCTGATCGAGCGCAACGGCTGGAAGCTCGACCGCCCGGCGCTGTTCGACCACGACCGCTTGCTCGGCGAGGCGTTGCTCGAACCGACCCGCATTTACGTGAAGAGCCTGCTCTCGCTGGCGCGACGCAACCGCTTCCACGCGCTCGCCCACATCACCGGCGGCGGCCTGCTCGAGAATCTCCCGCGCGTGATGCCGGACGGCTGCCGGGCGATTGTCGATGTCGACAGCTGGCCCCTGCCGAGCCTGTTCTCCTTCCTCCAGGCCGGCGGTGCCATCGAGCCGGAGGAGTTGGCGCGCACCTTCAATTGCGGGATCGGCATGGTCGCCGTGGTCGCCGAAGACGACGCGGACGATGTGGCCAGCGAGCTTGCCGCTGCCGGCGAAACTGTCTTCCGCATCGGCCGGGTTGAAGCAGGTGACAAAGGATGTACCGTGCGTGGAACCGCCGGCACCTGGAGTGCGCGCAGCGCATGGACCGCGGATTACGATGGATAA
- a CDS encoding LPS-assembly protein LptD: MALKMLCCSALSLALAAPAAAQDQSVATEAAPAPDAREIDFSADRVSYDSAADVIVADGRVRMASDGNHLAADRVTWTRRTGEVVAEGNVVVVNPEGDKLVGERVALTDSLRDGTIENLLVVLDSGGRIAAARAVRADGLTTLDNAVYSPCPVTNAAGCPRNPSWKITAARVIQDQATGRIRFQGGRLNLFGVAIPLLPIFSIGGGSGVTGALVPDIAFSSSNGLELALPYYFRLAPNRDLTVTPHLYSKTAPAIEGKFRQLTTLGAYQLGGFVTYSRVEDPDPNDPTPTERRDLRAYVEGNGKFQLDPYWSLTGALRVASDKTVLRRYDLSRDDVLRNFLEAERIDEDSYISIAGWAFQGLRVDDRQRSIPIALPAIDARFLFDDPWLGGRFEVQGNSLAIARLDGQDTQRAFASGRWDLRRFTRMGQELTLTAFGRGDVYRTSNNDETLTPAYAGRNGWHVRGIGALAADAKWPFIGSAFGGTQRLTPRLQLVLTPPTQNLAIPNEDARSVDLEDSNLFALNRFPGHDRWEDGSRLTYGLEWTLDRPNVSIATVIGQSYRLTREPSIFPDGTGLTDRFSDIVGRTRVRFGSFVDLTHRFRFDKDSLAPRRNELDLTVGTYETYAQIGYLHLDRDIDSTFEDLRDKEELRLAGRVRFARYWSLFGSTVIDLTSRAEDPLSLADGYEPVRHRLGLAYEDECLELGLSWKRDYERIGEFRKGNTFALRLSLKGMGR; encoded by the coding sequence ATGGCGCTGAAAATGCTGTGTTGTTCGGCGCTGTCGCTCGCCCTCGCCGCACCGGCCGCGGCGCAGGATCAAAGTGTCGCGACTGAAGCCGCGCCCGCGCCCGACGCGCGCGAAATCGACTTCTCCGCCGACCGCGTCAGCTACGACAGCGCGGCCGACGTTATCGTCGCCGACGGCCGGGTACGCATGGCGAGCGACGGCAATCACCTCGCCGCCGACCGCGTGACCTGGACCCGCCGCACTGGCGAGGTGGTCGCCGAAGGCAATGTCGTGGTGGTCAATCCCGAGGGCGACAAGCTGGTCGGCGAGCGGGTCGCGCTGACCGACAGCCTGCGCGACGGAACGATCGAAAATCTGTTGGTGGTGCTCGACAGCGGCGGCCGGATTGCCGCTGCCCGGGCCGTGCGCGCCGACGGCCTGACGACCCTCGACAATGCGGTCTATTCGCCTTGCCCGGTCACCAATGCCGCCGGCTGCCCGCGCAACCCGAGCTGGAAGATTACCGCCGCTCGGGTCATCCAGGATCAGGCGACCGGGCGGATTCGCTTTCAGGGCGGCCGGCTGAACCTGTTCGGTGTCGCCATCCCGCTGCTCCCGATCTTCAGCATCGGCGGCGGCAGTGGCGTCACCGGCGCGCTGGTCCCGGACATCGCCTTTTCGAGCTCCAACGGGCTGGAGTTGGCACTGCCCTACTATTTTCGGCTCGCCCCCAACCGCGACCTGACGGTCACCCCGCACCTCTATTCCAAGACCGCACCGGCGATCGAGGGCAAGTTCCGCCAGCTGACCACGCTCGGCGCCTACCAGCTTGGCGGTTTCGTCACCTACAGCCGGGTCGAGGACCCCGATCCCAACGACCCCACGCCGACCGAACGCCGTGACCTGCGCGCCTACGTCGAAGGCAACGGCAAGTTCCAGCTCGACCCGTATTGGAGCCTCACCGGCGCGCTCCGGGTCGCGAGCGACAAGACTGTTCTACGCCGCTACGATCTCAGCCGCGACGATGTATTGCGCAATTTCCTCGAGGCCGAGCGGATCGACGAGGACAGCTACATCTCGATCGCCGGCTGGGCATTTCAGGGCCTGCGCGTCGACGACCGCCAGCGGTCGATCCCGATCGCGCTGCCGGCGATCGACGCGCGCTTCCTGTTCGACGATCCCTGGCTTGGCGGGCGCTTCGAGGTCCAGGGTAATAGCCTCGCCATCGCTCGTCTCGACGGCCAGGACACCCAGCGCGCCTTCGCCAGCGGGCGGTGGGACCTCAGGCGCTTCACGCGCATGGGACAGGAACTGACCCTGACCGCGTTCGGGCGCGGCGACGTCTATCGCACCAGCAACAACGACGAGACGCTGACACCGGCCTATGCCGGACGCAACGGCTGGCACGTGCGCGGCATCGGCGCGCTCGCGGCCGACGCCAAGTGGCCGTTCATCGGTTCGGCGTTCGGCGGCACCCAGCGGCTCACCCCGCGGCTCCAGCTCGTCCTGACCCCGCCGACCCAGAACCTCGCCATCCCCAATGAGGACGCCCGCTCGGTCGACCTTGAAGACAGCAATCTGTTCGCATTGAACCGCTTCCCCGGTCATGATCGCTGGGAAGACGGTTCGCGGCTGACCTACGGGCTGGAATGGACGCTCGATCGTCCGAACGTGTCGATCGCGACGGTGATCGGCCAGAGCTATCGCCTAACCCGCGAACCGAGCATTTTCCCCGACGGCACCGGCCTCACCGATCGTTTCTCCGACATCGTCGGGCGCACGCGCGTTCGGTTCGGGAGCTTCGTCGACCTCACCCACCGCTTCCGCTTCGACAAGGACAGCCTCGCGCCGCGGCGCAACGAGCTCGACCTTACCGTCGGCACCTACGAAACCTATGCCCAGATCGGCTACCTCCACCTCGACCGCGACATCGATTCGACCTTCGAGGATCTGCGCGACAAGGAGGAATTGCGGCTCGCCGGACGGGTCAGGTTCGCGCGCTACTGGTCGCTGTTCGGATCGACCGTGATCGACCTTACCAGCCGCGCGGAGGATCCATTGAGCCTGGCCGACGGCTACGAGCCGGTGCGCCACCGTCTTGGCCTCGCCTACGAGGACGAGTGCCTCGAGCTTGGCCTGTCGTGGAAGCGCGACTATGAGCGCATCGGCGAGTTCCGCAAGGGCAACACCTTCGCGCTTCGGCTCTCGCTCAAGGGCATGGGCCGCTAA
- a CDS encoding leucyl aminopeptidase, whose translation MQIHFAEQRPAGDYALVLPVRSDGDGVPEVLGADREAVAAAAKRQRFAGESGSTADAYLGADGGRRLLLVGIGDKTDVKAAEKLAGTAVARLLTSGETHAVIDLSGFDFAADAAARAALAAELRAWRYDRYRTRLKDKHKPTLARVTIVGGGKDAAALWKQRFAAVAAGVALTKELVTEPANIIYPESFVSRVKANAEGTGLEIEVLNGPAMAKLGMGALLGVAQGSVREPRLLVMRWNGGAKGEAPIALLGKGVTFDTGGISIKPALGMEAMKWDMGGAGAVAGAMKALAMRGAKANVIGVCGLVENMPDGNAQRPGDVVTTMSGQTVEVINTDAEGRLVLCDVMTWVQRTHKPRLMVDLATLTGAMVISLGHEYAGIFANDDELAGQLLAAGLDSGDLLWRQPLGEAYDRLIDSPIADMKNVGPREGGSITAAQFLQRFVEDGTPWAHLDIAGMAWSPKDKTTFSKGATGYGVRLLDQFVAGFEG comes from the coding sequence ATGCAAATCCATTTCGCCGAACAACGCCCCGCCGGGGACTATGCCCTCGTGCTGCCCGTCAGGTCGGACGGCGACGGAGTTCCAGAAGTGCTCGGCGCCGACCGCGAGGCGGTCGCCGCCGCAGCGAAGCGCCAGCGCTTCGCGGGCGAGAGCGGCTCAACTGCAGATGCCTATCTAGGCGCCGACGGCGGACGCCGTTTGTTGCTGGTCGGGATCGGCGACAAGACCGACGTCAAGGCGGCCGAGAAGCTTGCCGGGACGGCGGTCGCGCGGCTGCTGACATCGGGCGAAACGCATGCGGTGATCGACCTGTCCGGGTTCGACTTTGCCGCCGACGCCGCGGCCCGAGCCGCGCTCGCCGCCGAGCTCCGCGCCTGGCGCTACGACCGCTACCGCACGCGCCTCAAGGACAAGCACAAGCCGACCCTCGCGCGGGTCACGATCGTCGGTGGCGGCAAGGACGCCGCGGCGCTGTGGAAGCAGCGCTTTGCCGCCGTCGCCGCCGGCGTGGCACTGACCAAGGAGCTGGTGACCGAACCGGCGAACATCATCTATCCCGAAAGCTTCGTGTCGCGGGTCAAGGCCAATGCCGAGGGCACCGGCCTCGAGATCGAGGTGCTGAACGGTCCGGCCATGGCCAAGCTCGGAATGGGCGCCTTGCTCGGCGTCGCCCAGGGCTCGGTGCGCGAGCCGCGGCTGTTGGTGATGCGCTGGAACGGCGGCGCCAAGGGCGAGGCGCCGATTGCCTTGCTCGGCAAGGGAGTCACCTTCGACACCGGCGGGATCTCGATCAAGCCGGCGCTCGGCATGGAAGCGATGAAGTGGGACATGGGCGGCGCGGGAGCGGTCGCCGGGGCGATGAAGGCGCTCGCGATGCGGGGGGCCAAGGCCAACGTCATCGGCGTGTGCGGGCTGGTCGAGAACATGCCCGACGGCAACGCCCAGCGCCCGGGCGACGTGGTGACGACGATGAGCGGCCAGACGGTCGAGGTGATCAACACCGACGCCGAGGGGCGGCTCGTCCTGTGCGACGTGATGACCTGGGTCCAGCGCACCCACAAGCCGCGGCTGATGGTCGATCTCGCGACGCTGACCGGGGCGATGGTGATCAGCCTCGGCCACGAATATGCCGGCATCTTTGCCAACGACGACGAGCTCGCCGGGCAGTTGCTGGCGGCGGGGCTCGATAGCGGCGACCTGCTGTGGCGCCAGCCGCTCGGCGAGGCCTACGACCGGCTGATCGACTCGCCGATCGCCGACATGAAGAATGTCGGCCCGCGCGAGGGCGGTTCGATTACCGCCGCGCAATTCCTCCAGCGGTTCGTCGAGGACGGCACGCCTTGGGCGCATCTCGACATCGCCGGAATGGCCTGGTCGCCCAAAGACAAGACGACCTTCTCCAAGGGCGCGACGGGCTATGGCGTGCGCCTGCTCGACCAGTTCGTGGCGGGCTTCGAGGGCTAG
- a CDS encoding HdaA/DnaA family protein → MSRAPDQIALPLDWPKAEGPDRFILAESNRAAFEHFRAWSLWPVKATVLAGPRRSGRTMLARAFVERVGGRLFDDCELHDEEALFHAWNSAQDSGRPVVFVTGDREPWRIALPDLRTRIAVTPVVRILDPDDALFERLVELLFADRGLVIPPESLRYLVQRVNRDYWTAERVVEAIDRFAIADRARLTVPTVRRALIDAGLIDSRGAA, encoded by the coding sequence GTGAGCCGGGCGCCGGACCAGATCGCGCTTCCGCTCGACTGGCCCAAAGCGGAGGGCCCGGACCGCTTCATCCTGGCGGAGTCGAATCGCGCGGCGTTCGAGCATTTCCGTGCGTGGAGCCTGTGGCCGGTCAAGGCGACGGTGCTCGCCGGGCCGCGCCGCTCGGGCCGGACGATGCTCGCTCGGGCCTTCGTCGAACGGGTCGGTGGACGGCTGTTCGACGATTGCGAGCTGCACGACGAGGAGGCGCTGTTCCACGCCTGGAATTCGGCCCAGGACAGCGGCCGCCCGGTAGTGTTCGTGACCGGCGATCGCGAACCGTGGCGGATCGCGCTCCCCGACCTGCGCACCCGGATCGCGGTTACTCCGGTGGTGCGGATCCTCGATCCCGACGACGCGCTGTTCGAGCGGCTCGTTGAACTCCTGTTCGCCGACCGCGGCCTGGTCATCCCGCCCGAGTCGCTGCGCTATCTCGTCCAGCGCGTGAACCGGGATTATTGGACCGCGGAGCGGGTCGTCGAGGCGATCGACCGCTTCGCCATCGCCGACCGGGCGCGGCTGACCGTTCCGACCGTGCGCCGGGCGCTGATCGACGCCGGGCTGATCGACTCGCGGGGCGCGGCATGA
- the ndk gene encoding nucleoside-diphosphate kinase, whose translation MALSRTFSIIKPDATRRNLTGAVTKMLEEAGLRVVASKRIQMTREQAEGFYGVHRERPFFNDLVTFMTSGPVVVQVLEGEDAVKRNRDIMGATNPENAEPGTIRKELAESIEANSVHGSDSDENAAIEIAHFFKPEEIVG comes from the coding sequence ATGGCGCTCAGCCGCACCTTTTCGATCATCAAGCCCGACGCCACCCGCCGCAACCTGACCGGGGCGGTCACCAAGATGCTCGAGGAAGCCGGGCTGCGCGTGGTCGCGTCAAAGCGCATCCAGATGACCCGCGAGCAGGCCGAGGGTTTCTACGGTGTCCACCGCGAGCGGCCGTTCTTCAACGACCTGGTGACCTTCATGACCTCGGGTCCGGTGGTCGTCCAGGTGCTCGAAGGCGAGGACGCGGTGAAGCGCAACCGCGACATTATGGGCGCGACCAATCCGGAGAACGCCGAGCCCGGCACGATCCGCAAGGAACTCGCCGAATCGATCGAGGCAAATTCGGTCCACGGTTCGGACAGCGACGAGAATGCGGCGATCGAGATCGCACACTTCTTCAAGCCCGAAGAAATCGTCGGCTAG
- the purN gene encoding phosphoribosylglycinamide formyltransferase has product MDKARVAILVSGRGSNMAALIYAGRATDCPYQVFLVSGDKPKAPALVVAEAEGIAVERLDQSVLKQGYWQALEDSLRASKIDLVALAGFMRIIPADFVGRWAGRIVNIHPSLLPRYPGLHTHQVAIDNGDAKSGATVHLVTAEVDSGEILGQVEVAILPGDTAATLEERVLIAEHQLYPRVLAQYASRPLDAGWIEEQVDALARQFDEVGRKTSHGSPGWAVGSEKSAKLFAILADRHHGEDAVGLLVKASGPDEMSGLIEAQPDIYYWPKYYGASGWLGLKLNRRDVDWEQVRDWLERSWRAAAPPRLTRLQDIADSF; this is encoded by the coding sequence ATGGATAAGGCGCGGGTCGCGATCCTCGTCTCCGGGCGCGGCTCGAACATGGCCGCGCTGATTTACGCCGGACGCGCCACCGACTGTCCCTACCAAGTGTTCCTCGTCAGCGGCGACAAGCCCAAGGCGCCCGCTTTGGTCGTCGCCGAAGCGGAAGGCATCGCGGTCGAGCGGCTCGACCAGTCCGTGCTCAAGCAAGGCTATTGGCAGGCGCTCGAAGACAGTCTGCGCGCAAGCAAAATCGATCTCGTCGCTCTCGCGGGGTTCATGCGCATCATTCCGGCGGATTTCGTGGGGCGATGGGCTGGCCGGATCGTCAACATCCACCCTTCGCTGCTGCCGCGCTATCCCGGGCTGCACACCCACCAGGTCGCGATCGACAATGGCGATGCGAAGTCCGGCGCAACGGTTCACCTGGTCACAGCCGAAGTCGATTCGGGCGAAATCCTCGGTCAGGTCGAAGTCGCCATCCTGCCCGGTGACACGGCCGCAACGCTCGAGGAGCGCGTGCTCATCGCCGAGCATCAGCTCTACCCGCGGGTCCTCGCGCAATATGCCTCGCGTCCGCTCGATGCCGGCTGGATCGAGGAGCAGGTCGATGCCCTAGCCAGGCAATTTGACGAGGTCGGCCGCAAGACATCACATGGGTCGCCGGGCTGGGCAGTCGGCTCAGAAAAGAGCGCCAAGCTATTCGCCATCCTGGCCGATCGGCACCATGGCGAGGACGCGGTCGGCTTGCTGGTCAAGGCCAGCGGACCCGACGAGATGAGCGGGCTGATCGAGGCCCAGCCGGACATCTACTATTGGCCGAAATATTATGGCGCTTCGGGCTGGCTCGGACTGAAGCTCAACCGCCGCGACGTCGACTGGGAGCAGGTGCGCGACTGGCTCGAGCGAAGCTGGCGCGCCGCCGCCCCGCCACGGCTGACCCGACTCCAGGACATCGCCGACAGCTTCTAG
- a CDS encoding VOC family protein, whose translation MALKLDHLTIAVSDRERSRAHYDKLLPLIGFAPTDGGNWADSNGLYIQFVDARPGTSAYERYGAGLNHFGFAMDSPRAVEDLRERLIAAGIDCQPLQQLGGAVALFLPDPDGLRAEFTFYPPGTPPVG comes from the coding sequence GTGGCGCTGAAGCTCGACCATCTCACCATTGCGGTCAGCGATCGGGAGCGGTCCCGAGCCCATTACGACAAACTGCTTCCGTTGATCGGTTTCGCGCCGACCGACGGCGGAAACTGGGCCGATTCGAACGGGCTGTACATCCAGTTCGTCGACGCTCGGCCGGGGACCAGCGCCTACGAACGCTATGGCGCAGGGCTCAACCATTTCGGTTTCGCGATGGATAGTCCTCGTGCCGTGGAAGACTTGCGCGAGCGGCTGATCGCGGCCGGCATCGATTGCCAACCGCTTCAACAGCTCGGCGGGGCGGTGGCGCTGTTCCTGCCCGATCCCGACGGGCTGCGCGCCGAATTCACTTTTTATCCGCCCGGAACGCCGCCGGTCGGCTAG
- a CDS encoding DNA polymerase III subunit chi, which yields MACACSTSSWRASRARRPQVRVDFYQLGSGAGPDSVIARIATRLLDENERLLVVADDEALLARLDRLLWEAGRTSFLPHGIAGGADDARQPILLSTGIDAPNGARHLLIADGVWREAAQHFERTFFLFDEAGRQPARAAWKALGSESERHYWANEDGKWVEKG from the coding sequence ATGGCGTGCGCCTGCTCGACCAGTTCGTGGCGGGCTTCGAGGGCTAGACGACCGCAGGTGCGAGTCGATTTCTACCAACTTGGCTCCGGCGCCGGCCCAGACTCGGTGATTGCCCGCATCGCCACCAGGCTGCTTGACGAAAACGAGCGGCTGCTGGTGGTGGCCGACGACGAAGCCCTGCTCGCCCGGCTCGACCGCCTGCTGTGGGAGGCGGGGCGGACCAGCTTCCTGCCGCATGGCATCGCTGGCGGAGCCGACGATGCGCGCCAGCCAATCCTTCTGTCGACCGGCATCGACGCGCCGAACGGGGCGCGCCATCTGCTCATCGCCGACGGCGTCTGGCGCGAGGCCGCGCAGCATTTCGAGCGCACCTTCTTCTTGTTCGACGAGGCCGGCCGCCAACCGGCGCGGGCGGCCTGGAAGGCGCTCGGTAGTGAGTCCGAGCGACATTATTGGGCGAATGAAGACGGCAAGTGGGTCGAGAAGGGCTAG